The window CTTAGTATTACCTGTGAGACCCACCTGCGAGCTACTAAAGGAGGAATGACAGAAGTTCTAATTTCGagtataaatcctaacagacttagactacaggggtttaaatccaaatttttttaccacaagggatatcttccgaataccttatgaccacggggaccatttatcgATTAGGCCTTATTTTTTTAatcccatattgacaaggttagtaaataagaaaaaacatctcacgatttatacaaaaacactttaaaagttctgatggaaaacaaaactcatatctatctacttgtaaacctatagtttttttgtttccttctcacgataataaattagtttttccatgtttctaaattattaagtttgaagtgattttctaagtataattttatcgataTCTTATGtgtcaaaacaaataattttcttatataaagtAAGGGTACATTTTTTAGCATTGTCCCGGGCCTAAAAAATCTCTAGACCGGCCCTGGGAAGACGAGGTTTCTGGTGGTGAAACCATTGCAGGAGCAAAGGGGAGTGAGGAGGATGGAAGGGGAGGCGTAGAGGAAGAAAGGAGGTGTTTGGATGTGGGGTTAGTATTGTGTTTGGttacttgtttgtaccatactctGCTCAAGGCAATGaggtaaaattaaaataaaagaatgttcCAATGTGCATCTGTTTTCTCTTTTGACACAAACGATATTGGGAAAGGAGGATTCGAACACAAAAGCTCGGGTTCAAGGGAGGAAGCTCTCCACCAACTAAGCTACAAACCCTTTGCCACTGTGTATCAGTTTTTCGATACCAATTGCAAAAGTTAAGGCTGAAGGAGCATTGCAAATtggtacaaacaagttttgGTACGTACTCGAACACAAAATCGATGTAATTCAAAGAACTGCAAAATTGAATGTcatgaaaatatgaaatttattGCATATTGTTCAAGAAGACAATGAACACAAAGAACCAAaatcctaaaaaaaattaaacaaacttaaaacaaaatccCCTAGGCACTTAAGAACAATAGCTATACGCAATCAGTAGTTGGCATACCAGTACCACATTCACAAGCAGCAAGCAGGGCACCTAATCAACCCGTTTTCGTTGCAATCCTGGCATCTCCTCAGTTCCCCTTCATCCTCATCAAACAGCTTTCGGCTGCCATTACATGTCGGGCACGGTGCAAACCTTGCATCCCCACATCCTTCACAAACAAACCCGCCATCCCTCACCGGAAACCCCCTCAAAAGCTTCCCCAATTCTCCGGCCTCGTTGAGTTGCTTAACCTCCTCTGCGCCTCCAACATACTTGCCTCTAACAAACACTTGTGGCAGACTCACCGCCTTGTCCCCAACCGCATTTTGCAACTCTTTCCTGTACTCCGAGTCCATTGAAACGTCCCTCTCGTCTACCGCCACTCTAAATCCCCTAAATATCATCCGAACGGCGCAACAATCCTCGTAAGTCTTTCGAATTCCTCTCAATGTGGTGAAGTAGATAACGATTTTATCCTCAGCGCCCGGAAGACAAAAACAAGCATTTGAAAATGGGGAATGTAGCAAAGGTGTACTACTACAAGTGAATGATCTTACAACATTGCATCGGTTGTTGCTGCTGTCGCCCAACTGTTTAGAGGACAATGCTCTTCTGTAAGTCAAGACCACATTGGGGTCCATTTTCGACAACAACGATTCCTCGGCTAAATGCTGCCACAGAGGCTTTGAATTCGACGAAGAAGATGAAAGGGCTGGCAATGCGTCCTCTACCTTTACTTCCGAGTATTTCGCCGATTCGAAAGAATCAAACGGTCTTCTTGAGTACCTGCAAGAACTGGCCTTCTCGGGAAAAGCGATGGGGCGGTCAGAAATGGGGTGTTTTGCAGAGAAATGGGTGTGGAAGTCGGAGTCGTTGAGACCATCCATGAGTTCCCAGGTGTTGATGACGGAGTCGGGGGAGGAGGTGGAGTGTTTTGGGGGGTGGGGGTGATGTTCAGGAGAATCCTGAGCGTTGAGATTGAGGAGGGGGTTTAAGGGAGATGGAGGGTCGAGACGGAGGGAGCCGTAGGTGGTGGAGGTGAGGGAGACGAGGTGGTGAGTGTCGCCTTTTCGGAGAGGAGGGTGGTGGACGAGAGGGGCAGAGGAGATTGAGAGAGCTCTTCTGGAGGTGGAGAGAAGTGGGGAGGAATTGGAAGAGTCTTGGAAGGAAGTAGGAGCAATTTGTGAATTCTGTTCTGGGTTTTTGGTTAGAAGGGTGAGGGGTCTTGAAGCAGAGcaccccatctctctctctctctctccctctgcagacacacagagagagaaagatagagactttttggtttggtttgtgcCCTGTTTGTTTTCTGAAGGGAATAAGATTGCTTCtagttctagagagagaaagagaggaggaTTGTGGAGGTGGGTTTGGGagcttttagagagagagagaggaggattGTGGAGGTGGGTTTGGGAGctttgagagagagaggagaggagaggagaggattGTAGAGGTGGGTTTGGGagcttttagagagagagagagagagagagagagagagagagagggggactAATGTTTTGGTGAGGAAGAGATttcaagaaggagaagaaggggttTGGGTAATTTGAGAAATTGGGTGGGAGAG is drawn from Malus domestica chromosome 14, GDT2T_hap1 and contains these coding sequences:
- the LOC103454578 gene encoding uncharacterized protein At3g28850 → MGCSASRPLTLLTKNPEQNSQIAPTSFQDSSNSSPLLSTSRRALSISSAPLVHHPPLRKGDTHHLVSLTSTTYGSLRLDPPSPLNPLLNLNAQDSPEHHPHPPKHSTSSPDSVINTWELMDGLNDSDFHTHFSAKHPISDRPIAFPEKASSCRYSRRPFDSFESAKYSEVKVEDALPALSSSSSNSKPLWQHLAEESLLSKMDPNVVLTYRRALSSKQLGDSSNNRCNVVRSFTCSSTPLLHSPFSNACFCLPGAEDKIVIYFTTLRGIRKTYEDCCAVRMIFRGFRVAVDERDVSMDSEYRKELQNAVGDKAVSLPQVFVRGKYVGGAEEVKQLNEAGELGKLLRGFPVRDGGFVCEGCGDARFAPCPTCNGSRKLFDEDEGELRRCQDCNENGLIRCPACCL